One region of Streptococcus parasanguinis genomic DNA includes:
- a CDS encoding acylphosphatase, which translates to MQKVKMIAQGRVQGVGFRWGVYSLALEIGGITGRVWNNDDGTVGILAQAESSSQMAKFIQEIRKGPTPFAHVTYLDVTLANFENYTDFKIAN; encoded by the coding sequence ATGCAAAAGGTAAAAATGATTGCCCAAGGACGGGTTCAAGGGGTTGGCTTTCGCTGGGGAGTCTACAGTCTTGCTTTAGAGATCGGTGGGATCACTGGCCGTGTCTGGAATAATGACGACGGAACAGTTGGCATTCTGGCCCAGGCAGAGTCTAGTAGCCAAATGGCCAAATTCATCCAAGAAATTCGCAAAGGTCCTACGCCTTTTGCGCATGTGACTTATTTAGATGTTACGCTCGCAAACTTTGAAAACTATACAGACTTCAAAATTGCAAATTAA
- the yidC gene encoding membrane protein insertase YidC: MKKNKLALLASMGLASLVFLSGCVSVDRKTGNPTGLIWNLLGRPMGEAIKFFANNLGLGFGIGIIIVTLIVRLIILPLGLYQSWKATYQSEKMNYLKPILGPIQERMKNASTQEEKLLAQQELMAAQRENGVSMFGGVGCLPLLIQMPFFSALFFAAQHTKGVADSSFLGIALGKPSLLLTAIVAVLYYIQSMLSLHGIEDETQKESMRKASLMSPIMIGVFSLISSAGVTLYWVVGGVIQIIQQFVINYLIRPNLRKRVAEEYKNNPPKATSHRVKKDVTPTATTQIQHKPKNNRNAGKQRNRK, encoded by the coding sequence GTGAAAAAAAATAAACTTGCATTACTTGCATCGATGGGACTAGCTTCGCTTGTCTTCTTATCAGGATGCGTGAGTGTCGATCGGAAAACTGGAAATCCGACTGGATTGATCTGGAATCTTCTTGGCCGTCCAATGGGCGAAGCCATCAAATTCTTTGCCAACAACCTTGGCTTAGGCTTTGGGATCGGGATTATTATCGTCACCTTGATCGTACGGTTAATCATCTTGCCACTTGGTTTGTACCAATCATGGAAGGCAACCTACCAATCTGAAAAGATGAACTACTTAAAACCTATCCTTGGGCCAATCCAAGAGCGCATGAAGAACGCTAGCACACAAGAAGAAAAGCTATTGGCGCAACAGGAATTAATGGCTGCTCAACGTGAAAATGGAGTTAGCATGTTTGGTGGAGTTGGGTGTTTGCCACTCTTGATCCAAATGCCATTCTTCTCAGCTCTCTTCTTTGCAGCTCAGCACACCAAAGGGGTAGCAGATAGTAGCTTCCTTGGCATTGCTCTCGGCAAACCAAGCTTGCTCTTGACAGCAATCGTAGCAGTTCTTTACTATATCCAAAGTATGCTCTCTCTTCATGGAATTGAAGATGAAACCCAAAAGGAAAGCATGCGCAAAGCATCACTGATGAGTCCGATTATGATCGGTGTCTTCTCATTGATCTCTTCAGCCGGAGTGACTCTTTACTGGGTAGTCGGTGGGGTGATCCAAATTATCCAACAATTTGTCATCAACTACTTGATTCGTCCAAATCTTCGCAAGCGCGTCGCTGAGGAATACAAAAACAATCCTCCAAAAGCGACTAGTCACCGCGTGAAAAAAGATGTCACACCTACTGCAACGACACAAATCCAACACAAACCAAAAAACAACCGCAATGCAGGAAAACAACGCAATAGAAAGTAG
- the greA gene encoding transcription elongation factor GreA, whose protein sequence is MAEKTYPMTLAEKEKLELELEELKLVRRPEVVERIKIARSYGDLSENSEYEAAKDEQAFVEGQISSLETKIRYAEIVDSDAVAVDEVAIGKTVTVQEVGETDEEVYSIVGSAGADAFAGKISNESPIGHALIGKKTGDVVTVETPAGSYQVKILNVEKTA, encoded by the coding sequence ATGGCAGAAAAAACATATCCAATGACCCTAGCAGAAAAAGAAAAATTAGAACTAGAATTAGAAGAATTGAAATTGGTCCGTCGACCTGAAGTGGTAGAACGGATCAAGATCGCTCGCTCATATGGTGACCTCTCAGAAAACTCTGAGTACGAAGCAGCAAAAGATGAACAAGCTTTTGTTGAAGGTCAAATCTCTAGCTTGGAAACAAAAATCCGTTATGCGGAAATCGTCGATAGTGATGCTGTTGCAGTAGACGAAGTTGCGATCGGAAAAACCGTTACAGTTCAAGAAGTTGGCGAAACAGATGAAGAAGTATACAGCATCGTTGGTTCAGCAGGGGCAGATGCCTTTGCAGGAAAGATCTCTAACGAAAGCCCAATCGGTCACGCTTTGATTGGTAAGAAGACAGGTGACGTTGTCACGGTTGAGACACCAGCTGGAAGCTACCAAGTGAAAATTTTGAACGTAGAAAAAACAGCGTAA
- the mltG gene encoding endolytic transglycosylase MltG, producing the protein MLRIMMREVNYLTDKSQDSEKLLSFKEQILRDLEEANEQLLKIEKEYDLPDRSIETPSSLKEEEEATLPPKVEESALAPKEEPVEPVKATPAVEEKSELTKPAKKEPSQEPVEESLSRSSRNQRQQKQKKQNKIAKRIVRTVVSLLLIVIVATGIFAVTYIHSAVKPMDKNATEFVTVEIPAGSSNREIGAILEKKGLVKNGQFFNYYTKFKNYSNFKSGYFNLQKSMDLETIIQKLQEEGTKTPQAPVLGKVTIPEGYTIDQIATAITTNVSTKKAGKTPFKKEDFLKAVQDDAFIEKMVAKYPKLLANLPSKDSGVRYRLEGYLFPATYNYGKDTTVKEMIDQMLAAMDQNLSPYYETLESKNINVNEVLTLASLVEKEGATDQDRKDIASVFYNRLNQDMPLQSNIAILYAEGKLGQKTTLKEDATINTELDSPYNIYKNTGLMPGPVDNPGVSAIEAAVNPSKTDYLYFVANVENGEVFFAKTYEEHNKNVEEHVNSKLTQASSN; encoded by the coding sequence ATATTAAGGATTATGATGAGGGAGGTCAATTATTTGACTGATAAATCACAAGACAGTGAGAAGTTATTAAGCTTCAAAGAGCAGATCCTCAGAGACTTAGAAGAGGCCAATGAGCAACTTCTAAAAATCGAAAAAGAGTATGATCTACCTGATCGAAGTATTGAAACCCCTTCTTCACTGAAAGAGGAGGAAGAAGCAACACTACCTCCAAAAGTAGAAGAATCTGCGTTGGCTCCCAAAGAAGAACCAGTGGAGCCGGTAAAGGCGACTCCTGCTGTGGAAGAAAAGAGTGAGCTTACAAAGCCTGCTAAAAAAGAACCAAGTCAGGAACCGGTAGAGGAAAGCTTATCGCGCTCTTCTCGTAACCAGCGCCAACAAAAACAAAAGAAACAAAATAAAATCGCTAAACGAATTGTGCGGACAGTAGTCAGCCTTTTGCTGATTGTGATCGTAGCTACAGGGATCTTTGCTGTGACCTATATCCATTCAGCTGTCAAGCCGATGGATAAAAATGCAACAGAATTCGTAACGGTTGAGATTCCAGCAGGTTCAAGTAATCGTGAGATTGGCGCGATCCTTGAGAAAAAAGGACTCGTGAAAAATGGTCAGTTCTTTAACTACTATACCAAGTTCAAGAACTATAGCAATTTCAAATCTGGTTATTTCAATTTGCAAAAGAGCATGGATCTAGAAACCATCATCCAAAAACTGCAAGAAGAGGGAACCAAAACTCCTCAGGCTCCAGTTCTTGGAAAGGTGACGATTCCAGAAGGTTATACGATCGATCAGATTGCGACGGCTATCACCACCAATGTCTCCACTAAGAAGGCAGGCAAGACTCCATTTAAGAAAGAAGATTTCTTGAAGGCTGTCCAAGACGATGCCTTTATTGAGAAGATGGTGGCCAAATATCCTAAGCTCTTGGCGAATCTGCCAAGTAAGGATTCTGGTGTTCGCTACCGTTTAGAAGGTTATCTCTTCCCAGCAACTTATAACTATGGGAAAGATACCACAGTGAAAGAGATGATCGATCAGATGCTTGCGGCAATGGATCAAAACTTAAGCCCATACTATGAAACACTTGAGAGCAAGAACATCAATGTAAACGAAGTATTGACTCTTGCTTCCTTGGTTGAAAAAGAAGGGGCGACGGATCAGGACCGCAAAGATATCGCGAGTGTCTTCTATAACCGCTTGAACCAAGACATGCCTTTGCAAAGTAATATTGCAATTCTTTATGCAGAAGGGAAACTTGGTCAAAAGACGACCTTAAAAGAAGATGCAACGATCAATACAGAGCTGGATTCACCTTATAATATTTATAAGAATACCGGCTTGATGCCTGGCCCAGTGGATAACCCTGGAGTATCAGCGATCGAAGCGGCGGTGAACCCAAGTAAGACCGATTACTTGTATTTTGTCGCAAATGTCGAAAATGGTGAAGTTTTCTTCGCTAAGACATACGAAGAACACAATAAAAATGTTGAAGAACACGTCAATAGTAAATTGACACAAGCAAGTTCAAACTAG
- a CDS encoding GNAT family N-acetyltransferase yields MKEKIHIRQAELQDLDAIERIELENFSEEEAIAREILKDHIEKIQTTFLVAECQGQILGYLEGPVRPERYLIDSSFSEVEDLSQLEQGFISITSLSIAKEAQGLGVGTLLLEAMKEIALKDNRQGINLTCHDYLIPYYEKQGFTNEGRSESQYAGEVWYNLVWENEKLD; encoded by the coding sequence ATGAAAGAAAAGATTCACATTAGACAGGCAGAGCTGCAGGATTTGGATGCCATCGAGCGCATTGAGCTTGAGAATTTCTCAGAAGAAGAAGCGATTGCGCGTGAGATTTTAAAAGATCACATCGAAAAGATTCAAACGACATTTCTTGTAGCAGAGTGCCAGGGTCAGATTTTAGGCTATTTAGAAGGACCTGTTAGACCGGAGCGCTATTTGATCGATTCCTCTTTTTCAGAGGTTGAAGATCTAAGTCAGTTAGAACAGGGCTTTATTTCCATTACGAGTCTATCCATTGCTAAAGAAGCTCAAGGACTTGGAGTGGGAACCCTTTTGCTTGAAGCGATGAAAGAGATTGCGTTGAAAGATAATCGCCAAGGGATCAATTTGACCTGTCATGATTATTTGATTCCTTATTATGAAAAGCAAGGATTTACCAATGAAGGCCGGTCAGAATCCCAATATGCGGGTGAAGTTTGGTACAATCTGGTCTGGGAAAATGAAAAACTTGATTAA
- a CDS encoding GNAT family N-acetyltransferase: MMIRSITPADQEQLLLLEEELHGNEGKEHRATLEEALGSKEAISLLAEQAGDAVAYLLATEDQPLKRDLIVLRLAVRPAFQGQGYGSILIAALKDLAVQKEKEAIWIDCPEDLLSYFSQQGFRDEAESDRGVHMVWER, encoded by the coding sequence ATGATGATTCGATCAATCACCCCAGCTGATCAAGAACAGCTGCTGTTACTAGAAGAAGAACTTCATGGCAATGAAGGAAAGGAGCACAGGGCCACTCTTGAGGAAGCGCTAGGTTCGAAGGAAGCCATTTCTTTGCTTGCAGAGCAGGCGGGGGATGCTGTGGCTTACTTGTTGGCGACAGAAGACCAGCCTTTAAAAAGAGACCTAATTGTATTGCGACTAGCAGTGAGACCAGCCTTTCAAGGTCAAGGCTATGGTTCTATTTTAATCGCTGCTTTAAAGGATCTAGCTGTTCAAAAGGAAAAGGAAGCCATTTGGATCGATTGCCCAGAAGACTTACTATCTTATTTTTCCCAGCAAGGATTTCGAGATGAAGCTGAGTCTGATCGAGGTGTCCATATGGTTTGGGAACGATAG
- the murC gene encoding UDP-N-acetylmuramate--L-alanine ligase yields MSNTYHFIGIKGAGMSALALMLHQMGHTVQGSDVEKYYFTQRGLEQVGIQIYPFDVKNLEGDKILIAGNAFRPDNNVEIAYADEHGLTYKRYHEFLGEFMRDFVSMGVAGAHGKTSTTGMLSHVLSNITDTSYLIGDGTGRGSAAAKYFVFESDEYERHFMPYHPEYSIITNIDFDHPDYFTSLEDVFNAFNDYAKQISKGLFIYGEDKELRRITSSAPIYYYGFDKETNDFVASNLLRSTTGSTFNVHFRGEDLGQFHIPTFGRHNIMNATAVIGLLYIAGFDLDLVREHLKTFAGVKRRFTEKVVNGTVIIDDFAHHPTEIIATLDAARQKYPSKEIVAIFQPHTFTRTIALLDEFAEALNQADAVYLAQIYGSAREVDHGDVKVEDLEAKIVKRSAIITAENVSPLLDHDNAVYVFMGAGDIQTYEYSFERLLSSLTHSVQ; encoded by the coding sequence ATGTCTAATACATACCATTTTATTGGAATTAAAGGAGCAGGGATGAGTGCTTTAGCCCTCATGCTTCACCAAATGGGACATACGGTTCAAGGGTCAGATGTTGAGAAGTATTACTTTACGCAACGTGGCTTGGAACAAGTAGGAATTCAAATTTATCCATTTGATGTGAAAAATTTGGAAGGCGACAAGATCCTCATTGCCGGGAATGCTTTCCGTCCAGATAACAATGTGGAAATTGCTTATGCAGATGAGCATGGCCTAACTTATAAACGCTACCATGAATTCCTTGGTGAATTTATGCGTGACTTTGTCAGTATGGGGGTTGCCGGAGCACACGGGAAAACCTCAACAACAGGGATGCTTTCTCACGTCTTATCAAATATCACTGATACCAGTTATTTGATTGGTGACGGGACAGGTCGTGGCTCTGCAGCAGCCAAATACTTTGTATTTGAATCAGATGAGTATGAACGCCACTTTATGCCTTACCATCCTGAATACAGCATCATCACCAATATTGACTTCGACCATCCAGACTATTTCACGAGCTTGGAAGATGTCTTTAATGCTTTTAACGATTATGCCAAACAAATCAGTAAGGGCCTCTTCATCTACGGAGAAGACAAAGAATTGCGTCGGATTACCTCATCAGCACCAATTTATTACTATGGTTTTGATAAGGAGACGAACGATTTTGTGGCAAGCAACTTGCTTCGCTCAACGACAGGTTCAACCTTCAACGTTCATTTCCGTGGAGAAGATTTGGGGCAATTCCATATCCCAACATTTGGTCGTCACAACATCATGAATGCTACAGCAGTCATTGGTTTGCTTTACATTGCAGGATTTGATTTAGATTTAGTCCGCGAGCATTTGAAGACCTTTGCTGGAGTGAAACGTCGCTTTACTGAAAAAGTAGTCAATGGAACAGTGATCATCGATGACTTTGCGCACCATCCAACGGAAATTATTGCAACCTTGGATGCGGCCCGTCAAAAATACCCAAGTAAAGAGATTGTGGCCATTTTCCAACCACATACCTTTACACGGACCATTGCCTTGTTGGATGAATTTGCTGAAGCGTTGAATCAAGCAGATGCTGTTTACTTGGCACAGATCTATGGTTCTGCACGGGAAGTCGATCACGGCGATGTGAAAGTTGAAGATTTGGAAGCAAAAATTGTCAAACGCTCAGCGATTATTACAGCTGAGAATGTTTCTCCTCTTCTTGACCATGATAATGCAGTCTATGTCTTTATGGGAGCAGGAGATATTCAAACCTATGAATACTCATTTGAGCGTTTATTATCTAGTTTGACACATAGTGTACAATAA
- a CDS encoding DEAD/DEAH box helicase gives MAKLIPGKVRSQGSLLYEAGKVSLQEVKEKYLYFRVEEESLRYSLDDDAVFCSCAFFQKKKFCTHLAAVEAFLKNDDSGKAALASLEEDATATEETQEKVSFGSLFLDQVLPKIEKKETRYVLSAVGQEDEYSGQFLWTLRIRRLPDERSYVIRDVLAFLQTLQKEGHFAIGKSYYEPISYLEFDGPSQDVINFLQGLVTDSGSKEQDFFPNAGRHLYFPPTLFEEAVELLMNLDSFLLQYSLYDFSEVYFQDVHGEEDLFHFQVEDHGDFYELIITEPQVKVVESAVYLFRNGVFYHLTPQQRTLWKAIQDLPMDQDRKKRLHFDPTDQTKLSYSLKEFKKLGQITAPTSFLIHDFTPEFHFDLAQDQTVLLDVVFQYQDRVVTTREELLNLPYSSDFDKEQEVFSTMLAAGFTDDFSSQRSSLSSEQIYPFFHQQIPTFEALGEVTLSDSLLDLYQVERPKIDVKTNGSLLEIGFDFESVDPAEVDQVLKALVGQKDYFVSHTGKVLVFDEETKKISRALADLRAKMSKGGKLQARRIAAYQLSDLLADQDNVHFSEDFRNLAHDLTHPEDFQLPQMTIQATLRDYQETGVKWFSMLNHYGFGGILADDMGLGKTLQTISFLTSVAKKETKILILAPSSLIYNWKQEFSKFAPQMEVAVVYGLKQHRDELIATNPQVVITSYASFRQDVEEYQKNQYEYLILDEAQVMKNAQTKIAQHLRGFEVPHVFALSGTPIENHVGELWSIFQIVLPGLFPAKREFQKLSPETIARFVKPFVMRRKKDEVLQELPDLIETTYHNELDESQKTIYLAQLKQIQDRVRSSSEEELNRSKVEILSGLMRLRQICDTPALFMEDYQGDSGKLESLRDLLGQIKDGEHRVLIFSQFRGMLDILEQEIDQLGMTSFKITGSTPAKDRQEMTNAFNAGERHAFLISLKAGGVGLNLTGADTVILVDLWWNPAVEDQAIGRAHRMGQEQNVEVYRMITRGTIEEKIQELQASKRHLVSTILDGTETRSSLSVEEIREILGIQSE, from the coding sequence ATGGCAAAATTAATTCCTGGGAAGGTTCGTTCACAAGGGAGCCTTCTCTATGAAGCTGGGAAAGTTTCCCTTCAGGAAGTAAAAGAAAAATACCTGTATTTTCGGGTGGAAGAAGAAAGCTTGCGGTACAGTTTAGACGACGATGCTGTTTTTTGTAGCTGTGCTTTCTTTCAAAAGAAAAAATTCTGTACGCATCTGGCAGCTGTAGAAGCTTTCTTGAAGAATGATGACAGTGGGAAAGCAGCTCTTGCAAGTCTTGAAGAAGACGCCACGGCGACTGAAGAAACGCAGGAGAAGGTTTCTTTTGGAAGTTTGTTTTTAGACCAGGTACTTCCAAAAATCGAAAAAAAAGAAACACGCTATGTCTTATCGGCAGTTGGGCAGGAGGATGAATACTCTGGTCAATTCTTGTGGACCCTTCGCATTCGTCGCTTGCCAGACGAGCGTTCTTATGTGATCAGAGATGTGCTAGCTTTTTTGCAGACCCTTCAGAAAGAAGGCCACTTTGCAATTGGCAAAAGTTACTATGAACCTATTTCTTACTTAGAATTTGATGGACCTAGTCAGGATGTGATCAATTTCCTACAAGGCTTGGTCACAGATAGTGGATCAAAAGAGCAAGATTTCTTTCCCAATGCTGGGCGCCATCTTTATTTTCCACCGACTCTCTTTGAAGAAGCTGTAGAATTACTGATGAATTTGGATTCCTTCCTCTTGCAATATAGCTTGTATGATTTTTCTGAAGTCTATTTTCAGGATGTCCATGGGGAGGAAGATCTCTTTCATTTTCAGGTGGAAGACCATGGTGATTTTTACGAATTGATCATTACTGAGCCACAAGTGAAGGTTGTCGAGTCTGCTGTTTACCTGTTTCGAAATGGTGTCTTCTATCACCTGACGCCCCAACAGCGGACCTTATGGAAGGCGATCCAAGATCTTCCAATGGATCAGGATCGCAAAAAACGCCTGCATTTTGATCCAACGGACCAAACAAAGCTTTCCTATAGTTTAAAAGAGTTCAAAAAACTGGGACAAATAACAGCCCCGACCAGCTTTTTAATCCACGATTTCACTCCGGAATTTCATTTTGATCTAGCACAGGATCAGACTGTATTACTGGATGTTGTCTTTCAATACCAGGATCGTGTGGTGACCACGCGTGAGGAACTTCTCAATCTTCCTTATTCTAGTGATTTCGATAAGGAGCAAGAAGTCTTTTCAACCATGCTAGCAGCAGGTTTTACGGATGATTTTTCTTCCCAAAGAAGTTCTTTATCAAGTGAGCAAATCTATCCATTCTTTCACCAACAGATCCCGACTTTTGAAGCCTTAGGAGAGGTTACCCTCTCTGATAGCCTTTTAGATCTTTATCAAGTGGAGCGTCCAAAAATTGATGTTAAAACCAATGGCAGTCTACTGGAGATCGGTTTTGACTTTGAAAGTGTGGATCCAGCCGAAGTGGACCAGGTCCTCAAAGCTCTAGTAGGGCAAAAAGACTATTTTGTCAGCCATACAGGGAAAGTTCTTGTCTTTGATGAAGAAACCAAGAAGATCAGTCGAGCCTTAGCAGATCTGCGGGCGAAAATGAGCAAGGGTGGGAAACTACAAGCCCGCCGGATTGCCGCTTATCAGCTATCTGATTTGTTGGCAGATCAAGACAATGTTCATTTTTCAGAAGACTTTCGAAATTTAGCTCATGATTTGACTCATCCAGAAGACTTCCAACTCCCTCAGATGACAATCCAAGCGACCCTAAGGGATTACCAAGAAACAGGGGTTAAATGGTTCTCCATGTTAAATCATTATGGTTTTGGTGGTATTTTAGCGGATGATATGGGGCTTGGGAAAACCCTGCAGACTATTTCCTTCTTGACCAGTGTCGCAAAAAAAGAAACTAAAATCTTGATTCTAGCTCCATCTAGTCTCATCTACAATTGGAAACAAGAATTTTCAAAATTCGCTCCTCAGATGGAAGTGGCAGTCGTCTATGGTCTCAAGCAGCACCGAGATGAACTCATCGCAACCAATCCACAGGTAGTTATCACTAGTTACGCGTCTTTTCGTCAAGATGTGGAGGAATACCAGAAGAATCAGTATGAGTACTTGATTCTAGATGAAGCCCAGGTCATGAAAAATGCCCAAACCAAGATTGCCCAACACTTACGTGGCTTTGAGGTTCCGCATGTGTTTGCCCTATCTGGGACACCGATTGAAAATCATGTGGGTGAACTCTGGTCCATTTTCCAAATTGTCCTTCCAGGGCTCTTCCCAGCTAAAAGAGAATTTCAAAAATTGAGTCCTGAGACCATTGCACGATTTGTCAAACCTTTTGTCATGAGACGGAAAAAAGATGAAGTGCTCCAAGAATTACCGGACTTGATTGAAACAACCTACCACAATGAGTTGGATGAAAGCCAAAAAACGATCTATTTGGCTCAATTAAAACAAATTCAAGATCGGGTTCGAAGCTCTAGCGAGGAAGAACTAAATCGGAGTAAGGTGGAAATTCTCTCGGGTCTCATGCGCCTTCGCCAAATCTGTGATACCCCCGCCCTCTTTATGGAAGACTATCAGGGAGATAGTGGGAAATTGGAGAGCCTTCGAGATCTTTTGGGTCAAATCAAGGATGGCGAACACCGGGTTTTGATCTTCTCTCAATTTAGAGGCATGCTGGATATCCTAGAGCAGGAGATTGACCAGCTTGGCATGACCTCCTTTAAAATCACAGGTTCTACTCCCGCTAAAGATCGACAAGAAATGACCAATGCTTTTAATGCAGGTGAGCGCCATGCTTTTCTCATTTCTCTGAAGGCTGGAGGGGTTGGATTGAACCTCACTGGTGCCGATACGGTCATCTTAGTCGATTTGTGGTGGAATCCTGCAGTGGAAGACCAGGCTATTGGACGTGCCCATCGAATGGGACAGGAACAAAATGTTGAAGTTTACCGCATGATTACTCGTGGTACGATCGAAGAAAAAATCCAAGAACTACAAGCTTCCAAAAGACACTTGGTCTCAACGATTTTAGACGGAACGGAAACACGATCTAGTTTATCGGTTGAGGAAATTCGTGAGATTCTTGGAATTCAGTCAGAATAG
- the der gene encoding ribosome biogenesis GTPase Der translates to MALPTIAIVGRPNVGKSTLFNRIAGERISIVEDVEGVTRDRIYATAEWLNRKFSIIDTGGIDDVDAPFMEQIKHQAEIAMNEADVIVFVVSGKEGITDADEYVTRILYKTHKPVILAVNKVDNPEMRNDIYDFYALGLGEPLPVSSVHGIGTGDVLDAIIEKLPNDTEEENPDIIKFSLIGRPNVGKSSLINAILGEDRVIASPVAGTTRDAIDTHFTDADGQEFTMIDTAGMRKSGKIYENTEKYSVMRAMRAIDRSDVVLMVINAEEGIREYDKRIAGFAHEAGKGMIIVVNKWDTIEKDNHTMKQWEDDIRDQFQYLSYAPIVFVSALTKQRLHKLPEMIKQISESQNTRIPSAVLNDVIMDAIAINPTPTDKGKRLKIFYATQVATKPPTFVVFVNEEELMHFSYLRFLENQIRKAFVFEGTPIHLIARKRK, encoded by the coding sequence ATGGCCCTACCAACTATTGCGATTGTAGGCCGTCCCAATGTCGGAAAATCGACGCTCTTTAACCGGATTGCCGGTGAGCGGATTTCCATCGTTGAGGATGTAGAAGGAGTCACTCGTGACCGCATTTATGCAACAGCTGAGTGGTTGAATCGAAAATTTAGTATCATTGATACAGGGGGGATTGATGACGTAGATGCCCCATTTATGGAGCAAATCAAGCATCAAGCAGAAATCGCCATGAACGAAGCAGATGTGATCGTCTTTGTTGTTTCTGGAAAAGAAGGGATCACGGATGCGGATGAATATGTCACTCGTATCTTGTATAAGACCCATAAACCGGTCATTCTTGCAGTCAACAAGGTGGATAACCCAGAGATGCGCAATGATATCTATGACTTTTATGCCTTAGGACTGGGTGAGCCACTACCGGTATCCTCTGTCCACGGGATCGGAACTGGGGATGTGCTTGATGCCATTATTGAAAAACTTCCGAATGACACAGAAGAAGAAAATCCAGATATCATCAAATTTAGCTTGATTGGTCGCCCAAATGTTGGGAAATCAAGCTTGATCAATGCGATCCTTGGAGAAGACCGCGTTATCGCAAGCCCTGTTGCTGGAACTACACGGGATGCCATCGATACCCATTTTACCGATGCAGATGGCCAAGAATTTACCATGATCGATACAGCCGGTATGCGCAAATCTGGTAAAATCTATGAAAACACTGAGAAATATTCTGTCATGCGTGCCATGCGTGCCATCGACCGTTCAGATGTGGTTTTGATGGTCATTAATGCAGAAGAAGGGATTCGGGAGTATGACAAGCGGATCGCTGGCTTCGCTCATGAAGCTGGTAAAGGTATGATCATTGTTGTCAATAAATGGGATACCATTGAAAAAGACAACCATACCATGAAGCAGTGGGAAGATGACATTCGCGATCAATTCCAGTACCTTTCTTATGCGCCGATTGTTTTTGTCTCTGCCTTAACCAAACAACGCTTGCACAAGTTGCCAGAGATGATTAAACAGATCAGTGAGAGTCAAAATACACGGATTCCTTCAGCTGTCTTGAACGATGTGATTATGGATGCCATTGCCATTAATCCAACGCCGACCGACAAAGGAAAACGTCTCAAGATCTTCTATGCGACACAAGTGGCAACCAAGCCGCCAACTTTTGTGGTCTTTGTTAACGAAGAAGAACTGATGCACTTCTCATACCTCCGTTTCTTGGAGAACCAAATTCGCAAGGCCTTTGTTTTTGAAGGAACTCCAATCCATTTGATTGCGCGAAAACGGAAGTAG
- a CDS encoding nitroreductase family protein — protein sequence MNETIRLMKSHFSVRRFKEEAIKEADLKEILSAGQMASSWKNFQSYSVIVVKSKEKKEALYDLLPQEAIRQSAVFLLFVGDLNRAEKAVKLHERDFHPEGVDNLLITSVDAALAAQNTLLAAESLGYGGVIIGMLRYCSEEVAELFRLPDYTYPVFGIALGVPNQQHAVKPRLPLEQVAFEEEYQEQDPSVVTAYDKVQADYAGARATDSWSERLAAQFGQPEQEETKKLLEKHKLL from the coding sequence ATGAATGAAACCATCCGTTTAATGAAATCTCATTTTTCTGTTCGCCGTTTTAAGGAAGAAGCCATCAAAGAAGCTGACCTCAAGGAAATTTTATCAGCTGGGCAGATGGCATCAAGTTGGAAAAACTTTCAGTCTTATTCTGTGATTGTGGTCAAAAGCAAGGAAAAGAAAGAAGCTCTATATGACTTGCTTCCTCAAGAAGCAATTCGCCAATCAGCCGTCTTTCTCCTCTTTGTTGGGGATTTAAACCGTGCTGAAAAAGCTGTCAAACTTCATGAGCGGGATTTCCATCCTGAAGGGGTGGACAACTTACTGATCACCTCAGTGGATGCGGCTCTAGCAGCTCAAAATACGCTATTGGCAGCTGAAAGTCTTGGCTATGGTGGAGTGATTATCGGCATGTTGCGCTACTGTTCAGAAGAAGTCGCAGAACTCTTCCGTCTGCCAGACTATACCTACCCTGTTTTTGGGATTGCTCTTGGAGTACCTAATCAGCAGCATGCAGTGAAACCACGTTTGCCATTGGAACAGGTTGCTTTTGAAGAAGAATACCAAGAACAAGACCCATCAGTTGTGACTGCCTATGACAAGGTTCAGGCAGATTATGCTGGAGCGCGTGCAACGGACAGTTGGAGCGAGCGCCTTGCAGCTCAATTTGGTCAACCTGAACAAGAAGAGACCAAAAAACTACTAGAAAAACACAAACTATTATGA